The Methanomassiliicoccus luminyensis B10 genome includes a window with the following:
- a CDS encoding metallophosphoesterase has protein sequence MSETVSPIPDHLALEVRSSDSGIIVVGDLHVGIESELRSKGVHVPSQTHRMERELVSLSPGRDRIVLLGDIKNKVPGSTHQEYAELPGFFRALKRHYKVVDIVRGNHDTNIEEFLPDGINVHPSTGFVIGSVGFVHGHTWPSPEVMSCRTLCIAHNHPTIALEDSLGNVSKEQCWVRFKLKEKVYKRYVEVPEEVIMVPAFNRSLGGSPVNIRSAKLLGPLFTEGMADIDEARVYLPDGIYLGTVGSLMIGKDRRIRTTPNPRSHVY, from the coding sequence ATGAGCGAGACAGTGAGCCCCATACCGGACCACCTGGCCCTGGAGGTCCGCAGCAGCGACAGTGGCATCATTGTAGTAGGAGACCTGCACGTCGGAATCGAGTCCGAGCTGAGGTCAAAGGGGGTCCACGTTCCGTCGCAGACCCACCGCATGGAACGCGAGCTCGTATCCCTCAGCCCCGGCCGCGATCGCATCGTCCTCCTGGGGGACATCAAGAACAAGGTTCCTGGGTCGACCCACCAGGAGTACGCCGAGCTGCCGGGGTTCTTCCGCGCGCTGAAACGGCACTACAAAGTAGTGGACATCGTCAGGGGCAACCACGACACCAACATCGAGGAGTTCCTGCCCGACGGCATCAATGTCCATCCGTCCACCGGCTTCGTCATCGGCAGCGTGGGGTTCGTTCACGGCCACACTTGGCCGTCACCCGAGGTCATGTCCTGCAGGACCCTGTGCATAGCGCACAACCACCCCACCATCGCGCTGGAGGACTCCCTGGGCAACGTGAGCAAGGAGCAGTGCTGGGTCCGGTTCAAGCTCAAGGAGAAGGTATACAAGCGGTACGTGGAGGTCCCGGAGGAGGTCATCATGGTCCCCGCCTTCAACCGCTCGCTGGGGGGGTCGCCGGTGAACATACGCTCCGCCAAGCTCCTGGGCCCGCTCTTCACCGAAGGCATGGCTGACATCGATGAGGCGAGGGTGTACCTGCCGGACGGGATCTATCTGGGCACGGTGGGCTCGCTGATGATCGGCAAGGACCGGCGCATCCGCACCACTCCCAACCCGCGCAGCCACGTCTATTAG
- a CDS encoding GyrI-like domain-containing protein yields the protein MTMAGFSKEIEALLKPKKEPALVTVPEMSYMMVDGKGDPNTAAEYAQAIEALYGLAYTMKFAIKKSRGEEFKVGPLEGLWWAEDMENFAAGRKDEWLWTAMIMLPDLVTRADFDSAASELKRKKDPPALSNVRLERWEEGLSAQLPYVGPYKDEGPAIARLHRFIGEQGCRLRGKHHEIYMGDPRRAAPEKLKTIIRQPVEKA from the coding sequence ATGACCATGGCGGGGTTCAGCAAGGAGATCGAGGCGCTTCTTAAGCCGAAGAAGGAGCCGGCGCTCGTCACGGTGCCGGAGATGAGCTACATGATGGTGGACGGGAAGGGGGACCCCAATACGGCCGCCGAGTACGCGCAGGCCATCGAGGCGCTCTACGGCCTCGCCTACACCATGAAGTTCGCCATCAAGAAGTCCCGGGGAGAGGAGTTCAAGGTCGGCCCCCTGGAAGGCCTGTGGTGGGCCGAGGACATGGAGAACTTCGCAGCCGGCCGAAAGGACGAGTGGCTGTGGACCGCCATGATAATGCTGCCCGATCTGGTGACCCGGGCCGACTTCGACAGCGCAGCCTCCGAGCTTAAGAGGAAGAAGGACCCGCCCGCCCTGTCCAATGTCCGACTGGAGCGGTGGGAGGAAGGCCTGAGCGCCCAGCTCCCGTATGTCGGCCCCTACAAGGACGAGGGGCCCGCCATCGCCAGGCTCCACCGCTTCATCGGGGAGCAGGGCTGCCGGCTGAGGGGCAAGCACCACGAGATCTACATGGGCGACCCCCGGAGGGCCGCCCCCGAGAAGCTGAAGACCATCATCAGGCAGCCGGTGGAGAAGGCCTAA
- a CDS encoding Ni/Fe hydrogenase subunit alpha codes for MSGPIISEPTTKSESKRITIDPITRLEGHGKIEIFLNDEGNVANAYWQVPELRGFEKFCIGRSVDELNKITPRLCGVCPGAHHLCSTKALDGVFQAEPPEAGRKLRELFYAAHYIHSHIAHFYALAAADFVLGPAAPAEKRNILGVVDAVGVNIGSEVIKHRSYAQKVQEMLGGKATHPVCGIPGGMSKPINEDERKQIEEWAKSCVEFSKFTMGLLGDVVLKNEAYLDLIKDPGIYYNETYYMGLVDKNNKINFYDGDLRVVDQKGKEVEKFHPSKYLDHIGEHVEPWTYEKFCFLKKIGWNGFTDGPQSGIYRCAPLARVNASTGFTTPEAQKGYEQLKDFFKGLGVEGPIHHTMIYHWARVIELMHASEWLLELSQDPMITSKDIKSPTKTPGEGIGCLEAPRGVLIHHYVADENGITTDVNLVVGTTNNNAPINLSVRQAAKGLIKNWQVSPGILNEVEMAYRAYDPCNSCATHTLPGQMPLKAVIRKPNGEIFQEIQNF; via the coding sequence ATGAGTGGACCAATCATAAGCGAACCGACCACCAAGTCCGAGTCTAAGAGAATAACCATCGACCCCATCACCAGGCTGGAAGGCCACGGGAAGATCGAGATCTTCCTGAACGACGAGGGGAACGTGGCCAACGCCTACTGGCAGGTGCCCGAGCTTCGCGGATTCGAGAAGTTCTGCATCGGTCGGTCGGTCGACGAGCTCAACAAGATCACGCCCCGCCTGTGCGGTGTGTGCCCCGGCGCGCACCACCTGTGCTCCACCAAGGCGCTGGACGGTGTGTTCCAGGCCGAGCCCCCAGAGGCCGGAAGGAAGCTCCGCGAGCTCTTCTACGCCGCGCACTACATCCACAGCCATATCGCCCACTTCTACGCCCTGGCCGCTGCTGACTTCGTTCTCGGACCGGCAGCCCCGGCGGAGAAGAGGAACATCCTGGGCGTCGTGGACGCGGTCGGCGTGAACATAGGCTCTGAGGTCATAAAGCACCGTTCCTATGCTCAGAAAGTCCAGGAGATGCTCGGCGGGAAGGCTACCCACCCGGTGTGCGGCATCCCCGGCGGCATGAGCAAGCCCATCAACGAGGATGAGAGGAAGCAGATCGAGGAGTGGGCCAAGTCCTGCGTGGAGTTCTCCAAGTTCACCATGGGCCTCCTGGGCGACGTCGTTCTGAAGAACGAGGCCTACCTGGATCTCATCAAGGACCCCGGCATCTACTACAACGAGACCTACTACATGGGCCTGGTGGACAAGAACAACAAGATCAACTTCTACGACGGCGACCTCAGGGTGGTCGACCAGAAGGGGAAGGAGGTCGAGAAGTTCCATCCCTCCAAGTACCTCGACCACATCGGCGAGCACGTGGAGCCGTGGACCTACGAGAAGTTCTGCTTCCTGAAGAAGATCGGCTGGAACGGCTTCACCGACGGCCCGCAGAGCGGCATCTACCGGTGCGCTCCTCTGGCCAGGGTCAACGCCTCCACGGGTTTCACCACCCCCGAGGCGCAGAAGGGGTACGAGCAACTGAAGGACTTCTTCAAGGGTCTGGGCGTGGAGGGACCTATCCACCACACCATGATCTACCACTGGGCCAGGGTCATCGAGCTGATGCACGCCTCCGAGTGGCTGCTTGAGCTTTCCCAGGACCCCATGATCACCAGCAAGGACATCAAGTCCCCGACCAAGACCCCCGGTGAGGGCATCGGATGCCTGGAAGCGCCTCGCGGCGTGCTCATCCACCACTACGTGGCGGACGAGAACGGCATCACCACCGACGTGAACCTGGTGGTCGGCACCACCAACAACAACGCGCCGATCAACCTGTCCGTCAGGCAGGCGGCCAAGGGACTTATCAAGAACTGGCAGGTATCCCCGGGTATCCTGAACGAGGTCGAGATGGCCTATCGCGCCTACGACCCCTGCAACTCCTGCGCTACCCACACCCTGCCCGGTCAGATGCCCCTCAAGGCAGTGATCAGGAAGCCCAACGGCGAGATATTCCAGGAGATCCAGAACTTCTAA
- a CDS encoding NADH-quinone oxidoreductase subunit B family protein produces MAKVKIAQYWGAGCGGCDVALLDIDEKILGVAEMADIVFWPIAVDAKLKDVEAMPDKSITVTLYNGAIRNSENEHVAKLLRQKSAIMVSFGSCACFGGIPGLANVTNKKDLQDYVYNHTFSSVNPNHVIPQPKYQAPEGELELPVMYDTVLTLDDIVDVDYFMPGCPPTTDLINQFLGVVEKHVKEGAPLPPKGSVIASQKTLCDECGRTKEVKTIDKINMPYDIEIDPKKCMLEQGVICLGPATRAGCGAKCLNANQPCRGCMGPTAAVEDQGGSMLSALASIFRTADNETQLSEDEILKLMTQVKDPLGTFYAFTMPKSIIKRKVKEKKAGVKQ; encoded by the coding sequence ATGGCAAAAGTCAAGATAGCACAATATTGGGGAGCCGGATGCGGAGGATGCGACGTGGCGCTCCTGGACATCGATGAGAAGATCCTCGGCGTGGCTGAGATGGCGGACATTGTGTTCTGGCCCATCGCTGTGGACGCCAAGCTCAAGGATGTCGAGGCCATGCCCGACAAGAGCATCACCGTCACGCTCTACAACGGCGCCATAAGGAACAGCGAGAACGAGCACGTTGCCAAGCTGCTCAGGCAGAAGTCGGCCATCATGGTCTCCTTCGGCTCCTGCGCCTGCTTCGGCGGCATTCCCGGCCTGGCCAACGTGACCAACAAGAAGGACCTCCAGGACTATGTGTACAACCACACCTTCTCCAGCGTCAACCCGAACCATGTCATCCCCCAGCCCAAGTATCAGGCCCCCGAGGGCGAGCTTGAGCTGCCGGTGATGTACGACACCGTTCTGACCCTGGATGACATCGTGGACGTTGACTACTTCATGCCTGGCTGCCCGCCCACCACCGACCTGATCAACCAGTTCCTCGGCGTAGTGGAGAAGCACGTCAAGGAAGGCGCCCCCCTGCCCCCCAAGGGCTCGGTCATCGCCTCCCAGAAGACCCTGTGCGACGAGTGCGGCAGGACCAAAGAGGTCAAGACCATCGACAAGATCAACATGCCCTATGACATCGAGATCGACCCCAAGAAGTGCATGCTGGAGCAGGGCGTCATATGCCTCGGTCCGGCCACCAGGGCCGGCTGCGGCGCCAAGTGCCTGAACGCCAACCAGCCCTGCCGTGGATGCATGGGCCCCACCGCCGCGGTGGAGGACCAGGGCGGTTCCATGCTGAGCGCGCTGGCGTCCATCTTCAGGACCGCCGACAACGAGACCCAGCTCTCCGAGGACGAGATCCTGAAGCTGATGACCCAGGTCAAGGACCCGCTGGGGACGTTCTATGCGTTCACCATGCCCAAGTCCATCATCAAGAGGAAGGTCAAGGAGAAGAAAGCGGGGGTTAAGCAATGA
- a CDS encoding hydrogenase iron-sulfur subunit, whose amino-acid sequence MSAHASAQAAPSAPAEEGRFEPKIIAFCCNWCSYAGADLAGVSRLQMPTNFLVIRAMCSARVDPEHVLRAFAKGADGVLVLGCHPADCHYIGGNYRTRRRIALLKMLLEQYGIDPERLHLEWVSASEGVRFQATIKEFTEKVREMGPNPLKEAEAESEKTRAEAHH is encoded by the coding sequence ATGTCAGCACACGCAAGCGCTCAGGCCGCCCCTTCCGCCCCCGCGGAAGAGGGCCGCTTCGAGCCCAAGATCATAGCCTTCTGCTGCAACTGGTGCTCCTACGCCGGGGCCGACCTGGCGGGAGTGTCGAGGCTGCAGATGCCGACCAACTTCCTGGTCATAAGGGCGATGTGCTCTGCCAGGGTGGACCCCGAACACGTGCTCCGTGCCTTCGCCAAGGGCGCTGACGGAGTACTTGTCCTGGGATGCCACCCCGCGGACTGCCACTACATCGGCGGCAACTATCGTACCCGCCGGAGAATCGCCCTGCTGAAGATGCTGCTGGAGCAGTACGGCATCGACCCGGAGCGCCTGCACCTCGAGTGGGTGTCCGCTTCCGAAGGGGTCAGGTTCCAGGCGACCATAAAGGAGTTCACCGAGAAGGTCCGCGAGATGGGCCCCAACCCGCTCAAGGAGGCCGAGGCGGAAAGCGAGAAGACCCGTGCCGAGGCGCACCACTAA
- a CDS encoding CoB--CoM heterodisulfide reductase iron-sulfur subunit A family protein, translating into MSDKMGAVMVVGGGISGVQTALDLAESGFRVYLVEKKPSIGGVMSQLDKTFPTNDCSMCILSPKLVEAARHPLINLMTMTEVVGVEGEAPNFQVKVRHNPRYVDMSKCVGCGICAEKCPVKVPNEYDANLIVRKAIYIPFAQAVPLKYSIDATKCLKLTKGRCGLCEKNCPAGAVNYEDKAVEETLDVGSIILAPGFSVFDARLKKEYGYGEYPNVVNSLEFERFLSATGPYGGHVLRPSDQKAPKKVAWLQCVGSRDEKVGNTYCSSVCCMYAMKQAIIAGEHTAGLEPSIFFMDIRAFGKEFEDYRARAEKEYSIKMHRASRVANIIEDPTTKNLILRYSDPNTNEVTEEEFDLVVLSVGLEPPTGAKNLAKTFGINLNKAGFAGTNVYSPLNASRPGVFVTGAFAAPKDIPTSVAEASGAAAKAGAFIADKRGVLEEVKVEEINVEGQEPRIGVFVCDCGINIAGTVNVPKVVDYAKGLANVVYTEEGKYTCSADSQQRIKDVIKKEKLNRVVVASCTPRTHEPLFQSTLKEAGLNPYLFEMANIRDQCSWIHMGEPEKATKKAKDLVRMAVAKARLLEPLYESKLPVTHSAVVIGGGISGMSAALDIAAQGFHVDLLEKTSELGGNAMKIHHEEDGRKVREFAKELITRVRNNKNITVHLDTPAEDVGGFVGNFKVKIKDGELETGSIVVAVGADEYKPKDKEFLYGADKNVVTQLEFEDLLQKGPVDGTIAMIQCVGSRNTEAPYCSRVCCANAIKNAIAAKKASPKADVYVFHKDIRTYGFREDLYKEAGQAGVKFVRVPEDKPPVVTSDGGLKITAYDTILGEDLVLKPSKVVLSTGIRPHHDNEELAKMLKVPLSKDKFFLEAHMKLRPVDFATNGVYLAGLAHWPKFTDEAIAQASGAAARAITIISKPELKSEGVIAAVNEDLCDGCAICEPVCEYKAITIVQDSKNPEKKKVSVNEGLCKGCGCCVAACPSGAMEQRGFKNQQIIAAIDAALEESE; encoded by the coding sequence ATGTCTGACAAAATGGGTGCAGTCATGGTCGTCGGAGGAGGTATCTCCGGCGTACAGACCGCTCTGGACCTGGCCGAGTCCGGGTTCCGGGTGTATCTGGTCGAAAAGAAGCCAAGCATCGGTGGAGTGATGTCCCAGCTGGACAAGACCTTCCCGACGAACGATTGTTCGATGTGCATTCTATCCCCGAAGCTCGTCGAAGCTGCTAGACACCCCTTGATCAATTTGATGACCATGACCGAGGTGGTCGGGGTCGAGGGCGAGGCGCCCAACTTCCAGGTCAAGGTAAGGCACAACCCCAGGTACGTTGACATGAGCAAGTGCGTGGGTTGCGGCATTTGCGCCGAGAAGTGCCCGGTGAAGGTGCCCAACGAGTATGATGCCAACCTGATCGTCAGGAAGGCCATCTACATCCCCTTCGCTCAGGCGGTCCCGCTGAAGTATTCCATCGACGCGACCAAGTGCCTGAAGCTCACCAAGGGCCGCTGCGGGCTGTGCGAGAAGAACTGCCCCGCCGGTGCGGTCAACTACGAGGACAAGGCGGTCGAGGAGACCCTCGATGTCGGTTCCATCATCCTCGCTCCCGGCTTCTCCGTCTTCGACGCCAGGCTGAAGAAGGAGTATGGCTACGGGGAGTACCCCAACGTCGTCAACTCCCTGGAGTTCGAGAGGTTCCTGAGCGCTACTGGCCCCTATGGCGGCCACGTGCTCAGGCCTTCCGACCAGAAGGCCCCCAAGAAGGTCGCCTGGCTGCAGTGCGTAGGGTCCAGGGATGAGAAGGTAGGGAACACCTACTGCTCGTCCGTCTGCTGCATGTACGCCATGAAGCAGGCCATCATCGCCGGCGAGCACACCGCCGGACTGGAGCCCAGCATATTCTTCATGGACATCAGGGCTTTCGGCAAGGAGTTCGAGGACTACCGGGCCCGCGCGGAGAAGGAATACAGCATCAAGATGCACCGCGCGTCCAGGGTCGCCAACATTATCGAGGACCCCACTACCAAGAACCTCATCCTCCGCTACTCCGACCCTAACACCAACGAGGTCACCGAGGAGGAGTTCGACCTGGTGGTCCTGTCCGTCGGCCTGGAGCCCCCCACCGGCGCCAAGAACCTCGCCAAGACCTTTGGTATCAACCTGAACAAGGCCGGGTTCGCCGGAACCAACGTCTACAGCCCCCTCAACGCGTCCCGCCCCGGTGTCTTCGTGACCGGTGCGTTCGCCGCCCCCAAGGACATCCCCACATCCGTGGCCGAGGCTTCCGGTGCCGCGGCCAAGGCCGGCGCGTTCATCGCCGACAAGAGAGGCGTTCTTGAAGAGGTCAAGGTAGAGGAGATCAACGTCGAGGGCCAGGAGCCTAGGATCGGCGTGTTCGTCTGCGACTGCGGCATCAACATCGCCGGCACCGTCAATGTGCCCAAGGTCGTGGACTACGCCAAGGGACTGGCCAATGTCGTGTACACCGAGGAGGGCAAGTACACCTGCTCGGCCGACTCCCAGCAGAGGATCAAGGACGTCATCAAGAAGGAGAAGCTCAACAGGGTCGTGGTCGCGTCTTGCACCCCCCGTACTCACGAGCCTCTCTTCCAGAGCACCCTGAAGGAAGCTGGCCTGAACCCATACCTGTTCGAGATGGCCAACATCAGGGACCAGTGCTCCTGGATCCACATGGGCGAGCCTGAGAAGGCCACCAAGAAGGCCAAGGACCTGGTCAGGATGGCCGTGGCCAAGGCCAGGCTGCTGGAGCCTCTGTACGAGAGCAAGCTGCCCGTTACCCACTCCGCTGTGGTTATCGGCGGGGGTATCTCTGGCATGTCCGCCGCCCTGGACATCGCCGCCCAGGGCTTCCATGTCGACCTCCTGGAGAAGACCAGCGAGCTCGGCGGGAACGCCATGAAGATCCACCACGAGGAGGACGGCCGCAAGGTGCGCGAGTTCGCCAAGGAGCTCATCACCCGCGTTAGGAACAACAAGAACATCACCGTTCACCTGGACACCCCCGCTGAGGATGTCGGCGGCTTCGTCGGCAACTTCAAGGTGAAGATCAAGGACGGTGAGCTGGAGACCGGCAGCATCGTTGTTGCGGTCGGCGCCGATGAGTACAAGCCCAAGGACAAGGAGTTCCTGTACGGCGCGGACAAGAATGTGGTCACCCAGCTTGAGTTCGAGGACCTGCTCCAGAAGGGCCCTGTCGACGGCACCATCGCCATGATCCAGTGCGTCGGCTCCAGGAACACCGAGGCCCCCTATTGCAGCAGGGTGTGCTGCGCCAACGCCATCAAGAACGCCATCGCGGCCAAGAAGGCCAGCCCCAAGGCTGATGTGTACGTGTTCCACAAGGACATCAGGACCTACGGCTTCCGCGAGGACCTGTACAAGGAGGCCGGCCAGGCCGGCGTCAAGTTCGTCAGGGTCCCCGAGGACAAGCCCCCAGTGGTCACCAGCGACGGAGGCCTGAAGATCACTGCCTACGATACCATCCTCGGCGAGGACCTGGTCCTCAAGCCCTCGAAGGTGGTCCTGAGCACTGGCATTCGCCCGCACCACGACAACGAGGAGCTGGCCAAGATGCTGAAGGTCCCGCTCAGCAAGGACAAGTTCTTCCTCGAGGCGCACATGAAGCTGAGGCCGGTCGACTTCGCCACCAACGGCGTGTACCTCGCTGGCCTGGCCCACTGGCCCAAGTTCACCGACGAGGCCATCGCCCAGGCTTCCGGTGCCGCCGCCAGGGCCATAACCATCATCTCGAAGCCCGAACTGAAGAGCGAAGGCGTCATCGCGGCGGTCAACGAGGACCTCTGCGACGGATGCGCCATCTGCGAGCCGGTCTGCGAGTACAAGGCCATCACCATCGTGCAGGACTCCAAGAACCCCGAGAAGAAGAAGGTCAGCGTCAACGAGGGCCTTTGCAAGGGATGCGGGTGCTGCGTGGCGGCCTGTCCGTCCGGCGCGATGGAGCAAAGGGGCTTCAAGAACCAGCAGATCATCGCTGCGATCGATGCGGCCCTTGAGGAGAGTGAGTGA
- a CDS encoding double zinc ribbon domain-containing protein, with the protein MFELLPLAALLGASGFGELINRYKQVLIRKRGSREEGAARGRPKIQITGPKVQPLVCQICLGRIKEGTEYVKCGTGKVFHSVCLARTGTCPFCQRTVAIKGMESTTSVPHSLQFVFLPPEKVPEQPPMPEPEAPPEPAAPEEGRTFVCVSCGAVLEAGTASCACGAIFADPGGSFECPECGAEVREADRSCAVCGAVFEPLGPLICPGCGKEVAPDADVCECGVLLSDKCPECGAHLRESDMACAVCGAEFGHL; encoded by the coding sequence GTGTTCGAGCTGCTTCCCCTAGCCGCCCTATTGGGAGCCTCCGGTTTCGGCGAGCTCATCAATAGGTATAAACAAGTACTAATTAGGAAAAGGGGGAGCAGGGAGGAGGGGGCGGCCCGGGGAAGGCCGAAGATACAGATCACCGGCCCCAAGGTGCAGCCGCTGGTCTGCCAGATCTGTCTGGGCAGGATCAAGGAAGGGACCGAATACGTAAAATGCGGCACTGGAAAGGTGTTCCACTCGGTGTGCCTGGCGAGGACGGGGACCTGCCCGTTCTGCCAGAGGACCGTGGCCATCAAGGGGATGGAGAGCACCACCTCGGTACCTCATTCCCTGCAGTTCGTGTTCCTGCCGCCGGAGAAGGTTCCTGAGCAGCCCCCTATGCCTGAGCCGGAGGCCCCGCCCGAGCCGGCCGCCCCCGAAGAAGGAAGAACGTTCGTGTGCGTGAGCTGCGGTGCCGTTCTGGAGGCCGGCACGGCCTCCTGTGCCTGCGGGGCCATCTTCGCGGACCCCGGCGGGTCCTTCGAATGCCCGGAGTGCGGGGCGGAGGTGCGCGAGGCCGATCGCTCCTGCGCGGTCTGCGGGGCGGTCTTCGAGCCGCTGGGGCCGCTTATCTGTCCGGGATGCGGGAAGGAGGTTGCCCCCGATGCGGACGTGTGCGAGTGCGGGGTGCTCCTCTCGGACAAATGCCCGGAGTGCGGGGCTCACCTGCGCGAGAGCGACATGGCCTGCGCGGTCTGCGGGGCCGAGTTCGGCCATTTGTGA
- the psmA gene encoding archaeal proteasome endopeptidase complex subunit alpha, which yields MQPGQMAYDRAITVFSPDGRLFQVEYAREAVKRGTTTVGLKFKDGAVLIVDKRIASRLMEPKSIEKIFQIDEHIGCATSGLVADARVLVDQARVTAQVSKITYDENISVEMLVKKICDYKQNYTQYGGVRPFGTALLVAGVDDQGVHLFETDPSGALVSYKAGSIGAGRNVVMEAFEEQYQEGMEQEDAIVLGLKALKKATEEEKLNPKSVEIGVVRKDADFRRLDDDEVEAVVEKANSG from the coding sequence ATGCAACCAGGACAAATGGCATATGACAGGGCCATCACCGTGTTCTCGCCCGACGGAAGGCTGTTCCAAGTAGAGTATGCGAGGGAAGCTGTAAAACGTGGGACCACCACCGTCGGCCTCAAGTTCAAGGACGGAGCGGTGCTCATCGTGGACAAGCGCATCGCCAGCAGGCTCATGGAGCCGAAGTCCATCGAGAAGATATTCCAGATCGACGAGCACATCGGGTGCGCGACCTCCGGCCTGGTGGCCGACGCCAGGGTCCTAGTGGACCAGGCCAGGGTCACCGCCCAGGTGAGCAAGATCACCTACGACGAGAACATCAGCGTGGAGATGCTGGTCAAGAAAATCTGCGACTACAAGCAGAACTACACTCAGTACGGCGGCGTCCGTCCCTTCGGCACCGCGCTGCTGGTGGCCGGTGTGGACGACCAGGGCGTCCACCTGTTCGAGACCGACCCCTCCGGCGCGCTGGTATCATACAAGGCCGGTAGCATCGGGGCCGGCCGCAATGTGGTCATGGAGGCCTTCGAGGAACAGTACCAGGAGGGCATGGAGCAGGAGGACGCCATCGTTCTCGGCCTCAAGGCGCTGAAGAAGGCCACCGAGGAGGAGAAGCTCAACCCCAAGTCCGTGGAGATCGGAGTGGTCAGGAAGGACGCTGACTTCCGCAGGCTCGACGATGATGAGGTCGAGGCCGTCGTGGAGAAGGCCAACTCCGGCTGA
- a CDS encoding ribosome assembly factor SBDS codes for MVDIEDAIIARLESHGETFEILIDPKVANILREGKEVDLSDHMVIDEIFRNAHKGTRPEEKKVMEVFGTVDPTDVAKQIILKGEVQLTTQQRKEMQESKRKRIIAEIARNAINPQTGGPHPPARIELAMEEARVHIDPFKSVESQIEPVLKALRPLIPIRFDKVRIAVRLTGDQYGKCYEYISQVGKVSREEWSSTGAWIGVVELPAGMRDDFLGKLAERTKGEVETKILKGTI; via the coding sequence ATGGTCGACATCGAGGACGCGATCATCGCCCGGCTGGAGTCTCATGGGGAGACCTTCGAGATCCTCATCGATCCCAAGGTAGCCAATATCCTGAGGGAAGGCAAGGAGGTCGATCTTTCCGACCACATGGTCATCGACGAGATCTTCCGCAACGCCCACAAGGGCACCCGGCCGGAAGAGAAGAAGGTCATGGAGGTCTTCGGGACCGTCGATCCCACTGATGTAGCGAAGCAGATCATCCTCAAGGGCGAGGTACAGCTCACCACCCAGCAGCGCAAGGAGATGCAGGAGTCCAAGCGAAAACGCATCATAGCGGAGATCGCGCGGAACGCCATCAACCCTCAGACCGGCGGACCGCATCCCCCCGCGCGCATAGAGCTGGCCATGGAAGAGGCCCGCGTCCATATCGATCCTTTCAAATCAGTGGAGTCCCAGATAGAGCCGGTCCTCAAGGCCCTGAGGCCCTTGATACCCATACGCTTCGACAAGGTCCGCATCGCCGTCCGCCTTACCGGCGACCAGTACGGGAAGTGCTACGAGTACATTTCCCAGGTCGGCAAGGTATCCAGGGAGGAGTGGTCGAGCACCGGCGCATGGATCGGCGTGGTGGAGCTCCCCGCGGGCATGAGAGACGATTTCCTGGGAAAATTGGCGGAAAGGACCAAGGGCGAGGTCGAGACCAAGATCTTAAAGGGGACTATTTGA
- the rrp4 gene encoding exosome complex RNA-binding protein Rrp4, translated as MPGDLLDGDKLKPGAGTYVSGGNIYAAVLGIKSVKSNYVNIIPLGGRYIPCVGDSVIGKVEDIGPSNWLIDINSPYPAPLHVNEVPWRVEFGDTARYMNVGDVILAKVLMVDETMRVQVTMKDQGLRKLTGGQIVEIAHSKVPRVIGKSGSMIQMIKGYTNCRIFVGQNGRIWLDGEVDNIMHAIKAIQMIDEDAHSFGLTEKVKAYLETVPAQAEQKTE; from the coding sequence ATGCCGGGCGACCTCCTCGATGGAGATAAATTAAAACCAGGCGCGGGGACCTATGTTTCTGGCGGCAATATTTATGCCGCCGTTCTCGGTATAAAGTCTGTAAAGTCGAACTATGTGAACATCATCCCCCTTGGCGGCAGGTACATCCCTTGCGTCGGCGACAGCGTCATCGGTAAGGTGGAGGATATTGGCCCTTCCAACTGGCTCATCGACATCAACTCTCCCTATCCCGCTCCTTTGCATGTTAACGAGGTGCCGTGGAGGGTAGAGTTCGGCGACACCGCCCGCTACATGAACGTCGGCGACGTGATATTGGCCAAGGTGCTCATGGTGGACGAGACCATGAGGGTCCAGGTGACGATGAAGGACCAGGGCCTCAGGAAGCTGACGGGAGGACAGATAGTGGAGATAGCCCACAGCAAGGTGCCGAGGGTGATTGGCAAGAGCGGTTCGATGATACAGATGATAAAAGGATACACGAACTGCCGCATCTTCGTGGGCCAGAACGGAAGGATATGGCTGGACGGCGAGGTCGACAATATCATGCACGCCATCAAGGCCATACAGATGATCGACGAGGACGCCCATTCCTTCGGTCTCACCGAAAAGGTGAAGGCGTACCTGGAGACAGTGCCCGCCCAGGCGGAGCAGAAGACGGAATGA